One window from the genome of Pyxicephalus adspersus chromosome 6, UCB_Pads_2.0, whole genome shotgun sequence encodes:
- the COQ5 gene encoding 2-methoxy-6-polyprenyl-1,4-benzoquinol methylase, mitochondrial: MAVPVRAVTRCWRPAALCQWLRSGTPGCQFSQSTHSSGRDTHFGFQTVPEEEKGEKVYRVFESVAQKYDIMNDSMSLGIHRLWKDWFINHMNPTPGTQLLDVAGGTGDIAFRFINYIRAQREKLIRNQTKSQQNLSWSDISRSYSHDQLGPLMGSQAVICDINKEMLKVGKDKLQRLGYSEGLSWVAGDAEELPFADDKFDVYTIAFGIRNVTHIDKALEEAYRVLKPGGRFLCLEFSQVNNPLLARLYDLYSFQVIPVLGEIIAGDWKSYQYLVESIRRFPPQEEFKEMIEDAGFFKVNYHNLTSGVVAVHSGFKL, translated from the exons ATGGCGGTGCCCGTGAGAGCAGTGACCCGCTGCTGGCGGCCTGCAGCCCTGTGTCAGTGGTTGAGGAGTGGGACACCGGGTTGTCAATTCTCTCAGAGCACACACAGCTCTGGAAGGGACACTCACTTCGGCTTCCAGACCGTACCTGAGGAGGAGAAGGGGGAGAAAG TTTATCGTGTATTTGAGAGTGTTGCTCAGAAATACGACATTATGAATGATTCCATGAGCCTGGGAATTCATCGGTTATGGAAAGACTGGTTTATAAATCATATGAATCCCACACCTGGCACGCAGCTCCTAGATGTGGCAGGAGGAACAG GAGATATTGCATTTCGCTTTATCAATTACATACGAGCACAGAGGGAGAAGCTGATTCGCAACCAAACGAAATCTCAGCAGAATCTGTCCTGGTCAGATATCTCAAGATCATACAGCCATGATCAGCTAGGACCATTGATGGGTTCCCAGGCTGTTATCTGTGATATAAATAAAGAGATGTTGAAAGTTGGAAAGGATAAATTACAACGATTGGGTTACTCTGAAG GTTTGTCTTGGGTGGCTGGTGATGCTGAGGAACTGCCCTTTGCTGATGACAAATTTGATGTTTATACAATTGCCTTTGGGATTAGAAATGTGACTCATATAGATAAG gcTCTTGAAGAAGCATATCGCGTGTTAAAACCAGGAGGAAGGTTCCTATGTCTGGAATTTAGCCAAGTCAATAATCCATTACTAGCAAG ACTTTATGATCTATACAGTTTCCAGGTTATCCCAGTGCTGGGGGAAATCATAGCCGGAGATTGGAAATCATATCAATATTTAGTGGAGAGTATTCGTCGCTTCCCTCCTCAG GAGGAATTTAAAGAGATGATTGAAGATGCTGGCTTTTTCAAGGTGAACTATCACAATCTCACATCGGGTGTTGTCGCTGTTCATTCAGGTTTCAAATTATGA
- the RNF10 gene encoding E3 ubiquitin-protein ligase RNF10, which yields MPLSSATDMDPGSNNTSKTQNRSASTGPAGDSKPKSDGKGGGSSKQRYSRRRENSYPKNESFAGPTYRSGPQKSKTFNKVPPQRGGTKQFTYGRREEVAETQRAEFSPAQYSGPKKINLNHLLNFTYEPRGHPGAHRDAHGNWSRRNKWGHKPFNKELFLQANCQFVVSDEHDYSVHFTDPDTLVGWDLVEQVRIYSHEVPSCPICLYPPVAAKITRCGHIFCWACILHYLSMSEKEWSRCPICYSSVMKKDLKSVFATETRLYAVGDTITMQLMRREKGVLVAMPKSKWMKLDKPIHLGDEEHSLFSKLLLASKEQILNEVINEEKAALLEQYRVEGETPESCFIEAAIQDLKDRQDLLQTPSKQDIGTTETSTEVPKVEKHTEERKSNHDSTVVHYVSAFDEEIVDPVLEEVCQSLESASLAPVSPEDSDPVPTEEATAAAESKPAVVPSISGPTHYYYFYQAVDGQHIYLHPVNVRCLVHEYGSLEQCPETITATVAEIDGFTVTEEVRRRHRYLCHLPLTCEFSICEMVLGPPAVSEQTLAYFSDEVEKRKKLRQRKARDERRREKRIEIEENKKQGKYPEMHIALENLQQFPAVSSSAELTFPGSFSVLPTSDSQSSVSLSPLSCSPASHSGPMFGQGAESPIDSPVNPEDDARCPSFAQMLRVGKAKVESWPKAAIKKESPVVHTGPADSDGESDCSERVPVPSFQNSFSEAMEAAFLKLDSALPTPPLSVEKGGKRKKKQQKLLFSTSMVHTK from the exons ATGCCGCTCAGCTCGGCCACAGACATGGATCCCGGATCCAACAATACCAGCAAGACTCAGAACCGATCGGCCTCCACCGGGCCTGCTGGGGACTCTAAGCCTAAAAGTG ATGGAAAAGGTGGCGGCAGCTCAAAGCAGCGCTACAGCCGCAGACGTGAAAATTCCTACCCCAAAAATGAGAGCTTTGCCGGCCCGACATACCGCTCCGGTCCACagaaaagcaaaacttttaaCAAGGTTCCACCTCAGAGAGGAGGCACAAAACAGTTTACGTATGGAAGACGAGAAGAG gtagCAGAGACTCAACGGGCAGAGTTTAGTCCAGCCCAGTATTCAGGACCTAAGAAAATAAACTTGAACCACTTGTTGAACTTCACATATGAGCCCCGAGGTCATCCTGGAGCACATAGAGATGCACATGGAAACTGGAGTAGGCGCAACAAGTGGGGACACAAACCATTTAACAAGGAGTTGTTTTTGCAAGCGAa CTGCCAGTTTGTGGTATCTGATGAACATGATTACAGTGTCCATTTCACTGATCCAGACACTTTGGTTGGCTGGGACTTGGTGGAACAAGTG CGCATTTACAGCCATGAAGTGCCCTCTTGTCCTATTTGTCTTTACCCTCCCGTTGCAGCCAAGATTACCCGTTGTGGGCATATTTTTTGCTGGGCTTGCATCTTGCATTACTTGTCAATGAGTGAAAAGGAATGGAGTAGGTGTCCAATTTGTTACAGCTCTGTTATGAAGAAGGATCTTAAAAG TGTGTTTGCCACAGAAACTCGTCTTTATGCAGTGGGTGATACCATCACGATGCAGCTTATGAGAAGAGAAAAGGGTGTCCTTGTAGCCATGCCCAAATCAAAGTGGATGAAGCTGGATAAGCCTATTCATTTGGGAG ATGAGGAACATAGCTTGTTCTCCAAGCTTCTTCTGGCTTCCAAAGAGCAGATCTTGAATGAGGTCATAAATGAAGAGAAGGCAGCCCTGCTGGAGCAGTACAGAGTTGAAGGGGAAACCCCAGAATCTTGTTTTATTGAAGCTGCCATTCAGGATTTAAAG GATCGCCAGGACCTCCTTCAGACACCTTCCAAACAGGATATAGGAACAACTGAAACTTCCACTGAGGTTCCAAAGGTGGAGAAGCACACTGAAGAGAGGAAATCAAACCATGACAGCACT GTAGTGCATTATGTGTCCGCTTTTGATGAGGAGATTGTGGATCCGGTATTGGAAGAAGTGTGTCAGTCTTTAGAGTCTGCAAGCTTGGCACCTGTCTCTCCTGAGGATAGTGATCCTGTACCCACAGAAGAAGCTACTGCTGCTGCAGAGAGTAAGCCAGCAGTTGTTCCCTCTATCTCTGGGCCAACGCATTACTATTACTTTTATCAAG CTGTAGATGGTCAGCACATATATCTGCATCCAGTAAATGTACGCTGCCTTGTTCATGAATATGGCAGTTTGGAGCAATGTCCTGAAACTATCACTGCTACAGTGGCGGAAATTGATGGTTTCACTGTGACTGAG gaggTGCGCAGACGTCACCGCTATCTCTGTCATCTGCCTCTTACCTGTGAATTCAGTATTTGTGAGATGGTGCTTGGACCCCCTGCTGTCTCAGAGCAAACTTTGGCTTACTTTTCTG atgaggttgagaagagaaaaaaattgcgCCAGAGAAAGGCACGTGATGAACGTCGCAGGGAGAAAAGAATTGAGATTGAAGAAAACAAGAAACAGGGAAAAT ATCCTGAAATGCATATTGCCCTGGAAAACTTGCAGCAGTTTCCTGCAGTGAGTTCCTCTGCTGAGCTCACATTTCCTGGTTCATTTTCGGTGCTGCCCACTTCAGATTCACAAAGCTCTGTGTCACTCTCACCTTTGAGCTGTAGCCCAGCATCACACAGTG GTCCCATGTTTGGCCAAGGTGCTGAAAGTCCTATTGATTCTCCTGTTAACCCGGAAGATGATGCTCGGTGTCCTTCCTTTGCTCAG ATGCTAAGGGTTGGCAAAGCAAAAGTGGAATCATGGCCCAAAGCTGCAATTAAGAAAG AAAGTCCAGTAGTGCACACAGGACCTGCAGACAGTGATGGGGAGAGCGATTGCTCTGAGAGAGTACCAGTACCAAGCTTCCAGAATTCATTTAGTGAAGCCATGGAAGCAGCCTTTTTGAAGCTGGACTCTGCGCTTCCTACTCCTCCTCTGTCAG tCGAGAAAGGtgggaagagaaagaagaagcaacAGAAACTTTTGTTCAGTACATCTATGGTACACACAAAATAA